The following proteins are encoded in a genomic region of Channa argus isolate prfri chromosome 3, Channa argus male v1.0, whole genome shotgun sequence:
- the LOC137123732 gene encoding calmodulin-regulated spectrin-associated protein 3-like isoform X7: protein MVDSPVKKSLSVPEIKPLDQYDFHRAKVCASVRWLLSKSYGSAENVPVELREPLYKDQYEEEHLKPGISKLLVSPEIYCRVQALLAQAHGGSLPPSQGSLADNSALLQFLIKRGFAPKVQDVDVTEEDLSRVPIKTTSHLAVIDALMSLAAKETVGNVKMAAEAEQMGVGAPWENALLFWVNRLNQKLRKSTEEEEPPKSQTCTDLQPAQEMPQSTRWYWKLVPHAIAFCLKESGNKPPVIRYRKDKVQSKLTPTFPLVSAVKDLSNGCAIAAAVHYYCPSWLPLEDVCLKDTMSVADSLYNLQLIKEFCDGSLQSCCPLNVEDLLYAPPVLHLNIMSFIAELLDWFEIKKPDFVQPIQPIDLTDVSGLLDCTYPVSGNSNSGSPSFIFKQPFVPISSPVSPEKSWTKKQISRPLSAVTFSIPFGLDSDVDIVMGNPIDSVFRSVSSDSLTKGIPAMASPITSAGMTRVPYTPPEDLSHLVSSSAPLQRSSWGPYAHTAPLGELPTIEEALQVVHTSSGKDRKKGSVAEKGGRGMLSGRQEPRLRPEGAPAGFFLHSPEEGNPQMSSSAPSRSGVLHRPVGGEGGDTQSQGAGQRRERPGRKSDMSRDDDSVLRDGSVDSSEASDDTPRNAPGNIRPSNGRHGNHSTSNSPRMTSFAERRDNRKRHPAHPAEEAGSTPTPTTPGTPHTPSTPVGTPGCQSSPCHRGPEPGSEAWELGARLEEKRKSIEAQKRRIEAIFAKHRQRLGKTAFLQLKREQGEDNLTLEERLTHMEEQLEQEEEKEKEKENDSEKEKEKPSVSNPPRLEKQVTFSIEGKKGEEKVKPGESALVECNEVVQKLSEALQSLQKDMQKLTEQQQQLMSNQRPRNTPKNTPKSIPRSNTKTPPKTPPHTPTKTPPRTPTKTQTKTTSKAWVIHNGPSTSSASSPSRRSHILSSTSPKAIISSSCPAPRTKIHSSSSPRSPKHHPRSEHQPHPRPSELKFPPLNRVLTPTHNVDTLPHLRRVSPSKCQVQTSSTFRIGGTDTPQESPQYTQQRRPDGSTSDTGSSETPTQFSLELEQENLEGVGGLPELMRSRQDRPRAAGGSSSGAPSECSFESETLSLSAAYSAGGEGGRGGGAGKHCSLTEVSLLSLGGPEGGSDEPTDEGQEFSSDSMSDHTESAAEPGRRLAVEGLDPIQLLDLATEGKDLPETNESREEQTETLELTGDQNELETRGGVGFFFKGEVHSEGEMAQRRALLLERQQKRTEELKKRRQWHEQERENRPESTDKRVASPSNTPPAGTSSPSPTPPATPARRGDFTRGEYARRQQLRIMQDLDKVLREKSSNHGRSLAKKSRSRPRSMTREETQLSLSPAKGTTGPKLTKVYSHSSLNLAATDEPEKNGSDSIKKHNSSHPDSPSRCVTPSRPANQNGDKDWESGSNGTSPAPEYTGPKLFKEPSFKSNKFIIHNALSRCCLAGKVNEAQKTKIVEEMEKSPANHFLILFRDSSCQFRGIYTMNPDSQELVRLAGVGPRTISSTQVESIYKYSSDRKQFSAIPSKTMGMSVDAFTIPSHLWQGGGGAGGGSRRGSITKKAVISK, encoded by the exons AAAATGTTCCAGTGGAGTTGCGGGAACCATTGTACAAGGACCAATATGAAGAAGAGCATCTCAAACCAGGCATCTCCAAGCTGCTTGTCTCCCCAGAGATTTACTGCAGGGTTCAAGCCCTGCTGGCCCAAGCACACGGGGGCTCTTTGCCACCATCACAGGGGTCCCTGGCTGACAACTCCGCCTTGCTGCAGTTCCTCATCAAGAGAGGTTTTGCTCCAAAGGTTCAGGATGTCGATGTCACTGAGGAGGACCTCAGCAGAGTCCCCATTAAGACG ACGTCGCACCTCGCTGTCATAGACGCGCTGATGTCTCTGGCTGCTAAAGAGACGGTGGGCAACGTGAAGATGGCGGCGGAGGCAGAGCAGATGGGTGTCGGGGCACCGTGGGAGAACGCTCTGCTCTTCTGGGTCAACAGG CTGAACCAGAAATTGAGAAAAAGCACCGAAGAAGAGGAGCCCCCCAAGTCCCAGACGTGTACAGACCTGCAGCCTGCTCAGgaaatg CCTCAGTCCACCCGCTGGTACTGGAAACTAGTTCCT CATGCTATCGCTTTTTGTTTGAAGGAGTCGGGGAATAAACCACCAGTG ATCCGCTATAGGAAGGACAAAGTGCAGTCTAAGCTGACTCCTACTTTCCCTCTGGTTTCTGCGGTCAAAGATCTGTCTAATGGCTGCGCTATAGCTGCTGCTGTGCACTACTACTGCCCCAGCTGGCTGCCTCTAGAGG ACGTGTGTCTGAAGGACACCATGTCAGTGGCTGACAGTCTCTACAACTTGCAGCTGATAAAGGAGTTTTGTGACGGCAGTTTACAGAGCTGCTGCCCCCTCAATGTGGAGGACCTGCTCTACGCTCCACCTGTTCTGCAT CTGAACATCATGAGCTTCATAGCGGAGCTGCTGGACTGGTTTGAGATTAAGAAGCCTGATTTTGTCCAGCCCATACAACCCATTGACCTCACAG ATGTCTCAGGGTTACTGGACTGTACATATCCTGTCAGTGGGAACAGCAACAG TGGTTCTCCCTCCTTTATCTTCAAACAACCTTTTGTGCCCATCTCCTCCCCAGTGTCACCAG AGAAAAGTTGGACGAAGAAACAAATCAG TCGTCCTCTGTCAGCAGTGACTTTCAGCATCCCATTTGGGCTGGACAGTGATGTTGACATTGTCATGGGAAACCCAATAGATTCTGTGTTTCGATCTGTCAGCTCCGACAGCCTCACCAAGGGTATTCCTGCAATGGCCTCACCAATAACTTCAGCAGGTATGACTCGTGTCCCATACACCCCTCCAGAGGACCTCAGCCACCTGGTCAGCTCTTCAGCCCCATTGCAGCGGTCTTCTTGGGGCCCTTATGCACACACAGCGCCACTGGGAGAGTTGCCGACCATCGAGGAGGCGTTGCAGGTGGTCCACACGTCGAGCGGCAAAGATCGAAAGAAGGGAAGCGTGGCAGAGAAAGGTGGGAGAGGAATGTTGAGTGGAAGACAAGAGCCCAGGTTACGGCCTGAGGGAGCCCCTGCTGGCTTCTTCCTGCACTCCCCAGAGGAGGGTAATCCCCAGATGAGTAGTTCTGCTCCCAGTCGCTCTGGAGTCCTTCACCGACCCGttggaggagaaggaggtgaCACTCAAAGTCAAGGAGCTGGACAGAGGAGGGAGAGACCAGGGAGGAAATCTGATATGTCACGTGATGATGACTCTGTACTAAGAGATGGGAGCGTTGACTCCTCCGAAGCATCAGATGATACTCCTAGAAACGCCCCTGGAAATATTCGACCGAGTAATGGTCGCCACGGAAACCATAGTACCAGCAACAGCCCTCGCATGACAAGTTTTGCTGAGCGGCGagacaacagaaaaagacaTCCTGCACATCCCGCGGAAGAAGCGGGGTCCACGCCAACCCCAACGACCCCAGGAACTCCACATACACCCTCTACCCCAGTAGGGACACCTGGGTGCCAGAGCAGCCCATGCCACAGAGGCCCTGAACCAGGCTCTGAAGCCTGGGAGTTGGGGGCCCGTCTTGAGGAAAAGCGCAAAAGCATTGAAGCCCAAAAAAGACGCATTGAAGCCATCTTTGCCAAGCATAGACAGAGACTTGGAAAAACTGCTTTCCTTCAGCTGAAAAGAGAGCAAGGGGAAGATAATCTCACCTTGGAAGAGCGCCTCACTCACATGGAGGAACAATTGGaacaggaggaagagaaagaaaaggagaaagaaaacgatagcgagaaggagaaggagaagccATCTGTTTCCAATCCTCCTCGGTTAGAGAAGCAGGTCACATTCTCTATTGAAGGCaagaaaggagaagagaaagtgaAACCAGGGGAATCTGCACTAGTGGAGTGCAATGAAGTGGTGCAGAAGCTGAGTGAGGCGCTGCAGTCACTGCAGAAGGACATGCAGAAACTTAcagaacagcaacagcagctcatGAGCAACCAAAGACCCAGAAATACACCCAAAAACACTCCAAAATCAATACCAAGAAGCAACACCAAAACCCCACCCAAAACCCCTCCACACACCCCAACAAAGACGCCACCAAGAACCCCAACCAAAACTCAGACAAAGACCACTAGTAAAGCGTGGGTGATTCATAATGGTCCCAGCACGTCCTCCGCCTCCTCTCCATCAAGACGCTCTCACATCCTTTCATCTACCTCTCCGAAAGCAATAATTTCTTCCTCCTGCCCTGCTCCTCGCACTAAGATCCACTCCTCTTCCAGTCCCCGGAGCCCCAAACACCACCCACGCTCTGAGCATCAACCTCACCCACGGCCTTCAGAACTCAAGTTCCCTCCACTCAATCGCGTCCTGACACCAACCCACAATGTGGACACCCTGCCCCACCTGCGGCGTGTGTCCCCCAGCAAGTGTCAGGTACAGACTTCCTCTACCTTTCGTATTGGGGGGACAGACACTCCTCAGGAGTCTCCTCAGTACACCCAGCAGCGACGGCCTGATGGGAGCACCTCAGACACAGGCTCCAGTGAGACACCCACCCAGTTCAGCCTGGAGTTGGAACAGGAAAACCTAGAGGGAGTTGGAGGGCTTCCAGAGTTAATGCGATCCAGACAAGATCGTCCAAGGGCTGCTGGTGGCAGCAGCTCTGGTGCTCCTTCAGAGTGCTCATTTGAGAGTGAGACTTTGTCCCTGTCAGCTGCTTACAGTGCAGGAGGTGAAGGGGGGAGAGGTGGAGGTGCAGGAAAGCACTGCAGTCTGACTGAGGTGTCACTGTTATCGCTTGGAGGGCCAGAGGGGGGCAGTGACGAACCAACTGATGAAGGGCAAGAGTTCTCCTCTGATTCTATGAGTGACCACACAGAATCTGCTGCAGAACCGGGTAGAAGACTTGCTGTTGAAGGCTTAGATCCTATCCAGCTGCTGGATCTGGCCACAGAAGGCAAGGACTTGCCAGAAACAAATGAATCCAGAGAAGAACAGACTGAAACACTGGAGTTAACTGGAGACCAGAATGAGCTGGAGACAAGAGGAGGAGTAGGATTCTTCTTTAAG GGGGAGGTACATAGCGAGGGGGAGATGGCCCAACGTAGAGCTCTCCTGTTGGAAAGACAGCAGAAGAGAACTGAGGAGTTGAAGAAGAGGAGACAGTGGCATGAACAAGAAAGGGAAAACAG ACCAGAATCCACAGACAAGAGAGTGGCATCTCCTTCTAATACACCCCCCGCAGGCACCAGCTCCCCTTCCCCCACACCACCTGCTACTCCCGCTCGTCGTGGAGATTTCACACGAGGAGAGTATGCACGGCGGCAACAGCTCCGGATCATGCAGGACTTGGACAAAGTGCTGCGGGAGAAATCATCCAACCATGGCCGATCTTTGGCTAAGAAAAGCCGCTCTCGGCCTCGCAGCATGACCAGGGAGGAAACGCAGCTGTCTCTGAGCCCAGCCAAGGGAACAACTG GACCTAAGTTGACGAAAGTCTACTCTCACTCTTCGCTCAACCTGGCAGCCACAGATGAGCCAGAAAAGAATGGAAGTGACTCCATTAAGAAACACAACAG CAGCCATCCTGATTCACCTTCACGATGTGTGACACCCAGTAGACCGGCCAATCAGAATGGAGATAAGGactgggagagtggctccaATGGAACCTCACCTGCCCCCGAGTACACAG GTCCAAAGCTCTTCAAAGAACCAAGCTTCAAGTCCAACAAATTTATCATTCACAACGCTCTGTCTCGCTGCTGCCTGGCTGGAAAGGTCAACGAAGCACAAAAAACCAAGATAGTTGAG GAGATGGAGAAGAGTCCCGCCAATCACTTCCTTATCCTCTTCCGGGATTCCAGCTGCCAGTTCAGGGGCATTTACACCATGAACCCCGACTCCCAGGAGCTCGTGCGACTGGCTGGCGTGGGCCCGCGGACAATTAGTTCCACGCAGGTGGAGTCCATCTACAAATACAGCTCAGACAGGAAACAGTTCAGTGCCATCCCCTCTAAAACCATGGGCATGAGCGTGGATGCCTTCACCATCCCTAGCCATCTTTGGCAGGGAGggggaggagcaggaggaggaagcaggAGAGGAAGTataacaaaaaaagcagtaatttCCAAGTGA
- the LOC137123732 gene encoding calmodulin-regulated spectrin-associated protein 3-like isoform X2 has protein sequence MVDSPVKKSLSVPEIKPLDQYDFHRAKVCASVRWLLSKSYGSAENVPVELREPLYKDQYEEEHLKPGISKLLVSPEIYCRVQALLAQAHGGSLPPSQGSLADNSALLQFLIKRGFAPKVQDVDVTEEDLSRVPIKTTSHLAVIDALMSLAAKETVGNVKMAAEAEQMGVGAPWENALLFWVNRLNQKLRKSTEEEEPPKSQTCTDLQPAQEMTFSSPPVRPMSPNALMQPQSTRWYWKLVPHAIAFCLKESGNKPPVIRYRKDKVQSKLTPTFPLVSAVKDLSNGCAIAAAVHYYCPSWLPLEDVCLKDTMSVADSLYNLQLIKEFCDGSLQSCCPLNVEDLLYAPPVLHLNIMSFIAELLDWFEIKKPDFVQPIQPIDLTDVSGLLDCTYPVSGNSNSGSPSFIFKQPFVPISSPVSPEKSWTKKQISRPLSAVTFSIPFGLDSDVDIVMGNPIDSVFRSVSSDSLTKGIPAMASPITSAGMTRVPYTPPEDLSHLVSSSAPLQRSSWGPYAHTAPLGELPTIEEALQVVHTSSGKDRKKGSVAEKGGRGMLSGRQEPRLRPEGAPAGFFLHSPEEGNPQMSSSAPSRSGVLHRPVGGEGGDTQSQGAGQRRERPGRKSDMSRDDDSVLRDGSVDSSEASDDTPRNAPGNIRPSNGRHGNHSTSNSPRMTSFAERRDNRKRHPAHPAEEAGSTPTPTTPGTPHTPSTPVGTPGCQSSPCHRGPEPGSEAWELGARLEEKRKSIEAQKRRIEAIFAKHRQRLGKTAFLQLKREQGEDNLTLEERLTHMEEQLEQEEEKEKEKENDSEKEKEKPSVSNPPRLEKQVTFSIEGKKGEEKVKPGESALVECNEVVQKLSEALQSLQKDMQKLTEQQQQLMSNQRPRNTPKNTPKSIPRSNTKTPPKTPPHTPTKTPPRTPTKTQTKTTSKAWVIHNGPSTSSASSPSRRSHILSSTSPKAIISSSCPAPRTKIHSSSSPRSPKHHPRSEHQPHPRPSELKFPPLNRVLTPTHNVDTLPHLRRVSPSKCQVQTSSTFRIGGTDTPQESPQYTQQRRPDGSTSDTGSSETPTQFSLELEQENLEGVGGLPELMRSRQDRPRAAGGSSSGAPSECSFESETLSLSAAYSAGGEGGRGGGAGKHCSLTEVSLLSLGGPEGGSDEPTDEGQEFSSDSMSDHTESAAEPGRRLAVEGLDPIQLLDLATEGKDLPETNESREEQTETLELTGDQNELETRGGVGFFFKGEVHSEGEMAQRRALLLERQQKRTEELKKRRQWHEQERENRPESTDKRVASPSNTPPAGTSSPSPTPPATPARRGDFTRGEYARRQQLRIMQDLDKVLREKSSNHGRSLAKKSRSRPRSMTREETQLSLSPAKGTTGPKLTKVYSHSSLNLAATDEPEKNGSDSIKKHNSSHPDSPSRCVTPSRPANQNGDKDWESGSNGTSPAPEYTGPKLFKEPSFKSNKFIIHNALSRCCLAGKVNEAQKTKIVEEMEKSPANHFLILFRDSSCQFRGIYTMNPDSQELVRLAGVGPRTISSTQVESIYKYSSDRKQFSAIPSKTMGMSVDAFTIPSHLWQGGGGAGGGSRRGSITKKAVISK, from the exons AAAATGTTCCAGTGGAGTTGCGGGAACCATTGTACAAGGACCAATATGAAGAAGAGCATCTCAAACCAGGCATCTCCAAGCTGCTTGTCTCCCCAGAGATTTACTGCAGGGTTCAAGCCCTGCTGGCCCAAGCACACGGGGGCTCTTTGCCACCATCACAGGGGTCCCTGGCTGACAACTCCGCCTTGCTGCAGTTCCTCATCAAGAGAGGTTTTGCTCCAAAGGTTCAGGATGTCGATGTCACTGAGGAGGACCTCAGCAGAGTCCCCATTAAGACG ACGTCGCACCTCGCTGTCATAGACGCGCTGATGTCTCTGGCTGCTAAAGAGACGGTGGGCAACGTGAAGATGGCGGCGGAGGCAGAGCAGATGGGTGTCGGGGCACCGTGGGAGAACGCTCTGCTCTTCTGGGTCAACAGG CTGAACCAGAAATTGAGAAAAAGCACCGAAGAAGAGGAGCCCCCCAAGTCCCAGACGTGTACAGACCTGCAGCCTGCTCAGgaaatg ACGTTTTCTTCTCCCCCGGTTCGTCCTATGTCACCCAACGCTCTCATGCAGCCTCAGTCCACCCGCTGGTACTGGAAACTAGTTCCT CATGCTATCGCTTTTTGTTTGAAGGAGTCGGGGAATAAACCACCAGTG ATCCGCTATAGGAAGGACAAAGTGCAGTCTAAGCTGACTCCTACTTTCCCTCTGGTTTCTGCGGTCAAAGATCTGTCTAATGGCTGCGCTATAGCTGCTGCTGTGCACTACTACTGCCCCAGCTGGCTGCCTCTAGAGG ACGTGTGTCTGAAGGACACCATGTCAGTGGCTGACAGTCTCTACAACTTGCAGCTGATAAAGGAGTTTTGTGACGGCAGTTTACAGAGCTGCTGCCCCCTCAATGTGGAGGACCTGCTCTACGCTCCACCTGTTCTGCAT CTGAACATCATGAGCTTCATAGCGGAGCTGCTGGACTGGTTTGAGATTAAGAAGCCTGATTTTGTCCAGCCCATACAACCCATTGACCTCACAG ATGTCTCAGGGTTACTGGACTGTACATATCCTGTCAGTGGGAACAGCAACAG TGGTTCTCCCTCCTTTATCTTCAAACAACCTTTTGTGCCCATCTCCTCCCCAGTGTCACCAG AGAAAAGTTGGACGAAGAAACAAATCAG TCGTCCTCTGTCAGCAGTGACTTTCAGCATCCCATTTGGGCTGGACAGTGATGTTGACATTGTCATGGGAAACCCAATAGATTCTGTGTTTCGATCTGTCAGCTCCGACAGCCTCACCAAGGGTATTCCTGCAATGGCCTCACCAATAACTTCAGCAGGTATGACTCGTGTCCCATACACCCCTCCAGAGGACCTCAGCCACCTGGTCAGCTCTTCAGCCCCATTGCAGCGGTCTTCTTGGGGCCCTTATGCACACACAGCGCCACTGGGAGAGTTGCCGACCATCGAGGAGGCGTTGCAGGTGGTCCACACGTCGAGCGGCAAAGATCGAAAGAAGGGAAGCGTGGCAGAGAAAGGTGGGAGAGGAATGTTGAGTGGAAGACAAGAGCCCAGGTTACGGCCTGAGGGAGCCCCTGCTGGCTTCTTCCTGCACTCCCCAGAGGAGGGTAATCCCCAGATGAGTAGTTCTGCTCCCAGTCGCTCTGGAGTCCTTCACCGACCCGttggaggagaaggaggtgaCACTCAAAGTCAAGGAGCTGGACAGAGGAGGGAGAGACCAGGGAGGAAATCTGATATGTCACGTGATGATGACTCTGTACTAAGAGATGGGAGCGTTGACTCCTCCGAAGCATCAGATGATACTCCTAGAAACGCCCCTGGAAATATTCGACCGAGTAATGGTCGCCACGGAAACCATAGTACCAGCAACAGCCCTCGCATGACAAGTTTTGCTGAGCGGCGagacaacagaaaaagacaTCCTGCACATCCCGCGGAAGAAGCGGGGTCCACGCCAACCCCAACGACCCCAGGAACTCCACATACACCCTCTACCCCAGTAGGGACACCTGGGTGCCAGAGCAGCCCATGCCACAGAGGCCCTGAACCAGGCTCTGAAGCCTGGGAGTTGGGGGCCCGTCTTGAGGAAAAGCGCAAAAGCATTGAAGCCCAAAAAAGACGCATTGAAGCCATCTTTGCCAAGCATAGACAGAGACTTGGAAAAACTGCTTTCCTTCAGCTGAAAAGAGAGCAAGGGGAAGATAATCTCACCTTGGAAGAGCGCCTCACTCACATGGAGGAACAATTGGaacaggaggaagagaaagaaaaggagaaagaaaacgatagcgagaaggagaaggagaagccATCTGTTTCCAATCCTCCTCGGTTAGAGAAGCAGGTCACATTCTCTATTGAAGGCaagaaaggagaagagaaagtgaAACCAGGGGAATCTGCACTAGTGGAGTGCAATGAAGTGGTGCAGAAGCTGAGTGAGGCGCTGCAGTCACTGCAGAAGGACATGCAGAAACTTAcagaacagcaacagcagctcatGAGCAACCAAAGACCCAGAAATACACCCAAAAACACTCCAAAATCAATACCAAGAAGCAACACCAAAACCCCACCCAAAACCCCTCCACACACCCCAACAAAGACGCCACCAAGAACCCCAACCAAAACTCAGACAAAGACCACTAGTAAAGCGTGGGTGATTCATAATGGTCCCAGCACGTCCTCCGCCTCCTCTCCATCAAGACGCTCTCACATCCTTTCATCTACCTCTCCGAAAGCAATAATTTCTTCCTCCTGCCCTGCTCCTCGCACTAAGATCCACTCCTCTTCCAGTCCCCGGAGCCCCAAACACCACCCACGCTCTGAGCATCAACCTCACCCACGGCCTTCAGAACTCAAGTTCCCTCCACTCAATCGCGTCCTGACACCAACCCACAATGTGGACACCCTGCCCCACCTGCGGCGTGTGTCCCCCAGCAAGTGTCAGGTACAGACTTCCTCTACCTTTCGTATTGGGGGGACAGACACTCCTCAGGAGTCTCCTCAGTACACCCAGCAGCGACGGCCTGATGGGAGCACCTCAGACACAGGCTCCAGTGAGACACCCACCCAGTTCAGCCTGGAGTTGGAACAGGAAAACCTAGAGGGAGTTGGAGGGCTTCCAGAGTTAATGCGATCCAGACAAGATCGTCCAAGGGCTGCTGGTGGCAGCAGCTCTGGTGCTCCTTCAGAGTGCTCATTTGAGAGTGAGACTTTGTCCCTGTCAGCTGCTTACAGTGCAGGAGGTGAAGGGGGGAGAGGTGGAGGTGCAGGAAAGCACTGCAGTCTGACTGAGGTGTCACTGTTATCGCTTGGAGGGCCAGAGGGGGGCAGTGACGAACCAACTGATGAAGGGCAAGAGTTCTCCTCTGATTCTATGAGTGACCACACAGAATCTGCTGCAGAACCGGGTAGAAGACTTGCTGTTGAAGGCTTAGATCCTATCCAGCTGCTGGATCTGGCCACAGAAGGCAAGGACTTGCCAGAAACAAATGAATCCAGAGAAGAACAGACTGAAACACTGGAGTTAACTGGAGACCAGAATGAGCTGGAGACAAGAGGAGGAGTAGGATTCTTCTTTAAG GGGGAGGTACATAGCGAGGGGGAGATGGCCCAACGTAGAGCTCTCCTGTTGGAAAGACAGCAGAAGAGAACTGAGGAGTTGAAGAAGAGGAGACAGTGGCATGAACAAGAAAGGGAAAACAG ACCAGAATCCACAGACAAGAGAGTGGCATCTCCTTCTAATACACCCCCCGCAGGCACCAGCTCCCCTTCCCCCACACCACCTGCTACTCCCGCTCGTCGTGGAGATTTCACACGAGGAGAGTATGCACGGCGGCAACAGCTCCGGATCATGCAGGACTTGGACAAAGTGCTGCGGGAGAAATCATCCAACCATGGCCGATCTTTGGCTAAGAAAAGCCGCTCTCGGCCTCGCAGCATGACCAGGGAGGAAACGCAGCTGTCTCTGAGCCCAGCCAAGGGAACAACTG GACCTAAGTTGACGAAAGTCTACTCTCACTCTTCGCTCAACCTGGCAGCCACAGATGAGCCAGAAAAGAATGGAAGTGACTCCATTAAGAAACACAACAG CAGCCATCCTGATTCACCTTCACGATGTGTGACACCCAGTAGACCGGCCAATCAGAATGGAGATAAGGactgggagagtggctccaATGGAACCTCACCTGCCCCCGAGTACACAG GTCCAAAGCTCTTCAAAGAACCAAGCTTCAAGTCCAACAAATTTATCATTCACAACGCTCTGTCTCGCTGCTGCCTGGCTGGAAAGGTCAACGAAGCACAAAAAACCAAGATAGTTGAG GAGATGGAGAAGAGTCCCGCCAATCACTTCCTTATCCTCTTCCGGGATTCCAGCTGCCAGTTCAGGGGCATTTACACCATGAACCCCGACTCCCAGGAGCTCGTGCGACTGGCTGGCGTGGGCCCGCGGACAATTAGTTCCACGCAGGTGGAGTCCATCTACAAATACAGCTCAGACAGGAAACAGTTCAGTGCCATCCCCTCTAAAACCATGGGCATGAGCGTGGATGCCTTCACCATCCCTAGCCATCTTTGGCAGGGAGggggaggagcaggaggaggaagcaggAGAGGAAGTataacaaaaaaagcagtaatttCCAAGTGA